The Cellulomonas shaoxiangyii sequence ATGCCGCCCGTCCGCCACGAGATGCGCTGCGGGGACACGTTGGAGAAGTCGAACGCGGGGGAGATGAAGTTGGCGACGATGTTGATGCCGACCGTCGCGGTGACGAACGTGAGCCCGCCGAGCAGGATCGCGAAGGGCGTGTCGATGGCCTCGACCGTGCGGATCGGGTCGGTGAGGAGCTCGCCGAACACGGGCACGGTCGCCGACGCGCACACCACGGTCAGCAGCGAGAAGAACAGGAAGTTGATCGGCAGGCCGAGCAGGTTGCCCTTCTTCACCGCCGCGAACGAGCGTCCGTAGCGCGAGAAGTCGCCGAAGTTCAGCATCGGGCCCGAGAAGTAGGAGACGACGAGGGCGATCGCCGAGAACATCACGGGGATCGAGGCCGCGAACGACATCGGCTCACCGGTCGAGAGGTTGAGCGAGATGTTCGACCAGCCGGCCTCCGAGGCGAGGTAGATCGCCAGGACGATCATGACGACGTACACCGCGGGCCCGGCCCAGTCGATGAACCGCCGGATCGTCTCCATGCCGTTCCAGAACAGCGCCGCCTGCGCGCACCAGAGGATCGCGTAGGAGATCCACCCGAGCGCGTTCAGGCCCACGAAGGTCGGTGCCAGCAGCGCCTCGGCGCCGGGCACGAACTTGAGGAAGACGATGTTGAGCGACTCGGCCGCGAGGAACGTCTGCACGCCGTACCAGGCCACGGCGATGAGCCCGCGGATGATCGCGGGGATGTTCGCGCCGAGCACGCCGAACACGGCGCGGTTGATGACCGGGTACGGCACGGAGGTGCGCTGGCTCGGCTTGGCGACGAGGTTGCAGAAGACCTGCACGATGAGGATCCCGACGACGAGCGCGACCAGCACCTGCCAGCTCGCGATGCCGAGGGCGAACAGCGAGCCGGCCGTCACGTAGCCCCCGACGCTGTGCACGTCGGACATCCAGAACGCGAAGATGTTGTACGACGACCAGGTCTGCTTGCGCAGCGGCGCGAGGTCCTCGTTGGTCAGGCGCGGGTCGTACGTCACCTTGATCTCGCCCGCGCCGACCGGCATGCCGGCGGCCTGCACGAGGTCGTGGTGGTGGGCGCCGAGCGGTGCGGAGGGTGCGGGGTCGGCTGCCGGGGCCGTGGTGGCGAGGGGCGTGACGCCCGGGGGCGTCTCGGGCTGGGGAGCGGGCATGGGGTCCTCACACGGGCGTCGAGGCCTGGCGACGCGGGGGGCGTCGCGGGGCGGGCGGACCGGTACGGTGAAGCGGTCACTGCAGGCGATCGAGCTGGTGCGCGCAGTTGTGAACCTATTGCTTCACGCGCGCCGGTCGGTTTCGGCGCTGTGAATTTCCTGCTTCACGCGTGGGTCGTGACCGCGACGACCAGGACGGAGACCACCGGTGAGCAGCGGCGAGAGCACCGCCCCCGGCACCGCCGCCATCGGCACGGCCCCCGATGCGGCCGGCGACGACCCCGGACGGCTGCTCGCGCGGTTCGACACCGAGGAGCTCGGTGCGCGCCTGCGCGGTCTGCGCGAGGCCCGCGGCCTCACGCTGCGGGAGGTCGGCGCCCGCCTCGGCATCTCGGCGAGCGCGGTCTCCCAGATCGAGCGCGGCGTCCTGCGGCCGTCGGTCCACCGTCTGTTCGAGCTCGTCACGGCCGTCGACGCCACCCTCGTCGACGTCTTCGGCGGCGCGGACCGGCCCGAGGTCGAGCTGTCCGCACCCGTGCCCGACGGCTACGTCGTGCGCCGGGCCGTCGAGAGCGAGCAGGTCACGCTCGAGGGCGGGGTCGTCTTCCGCCGCCTGTCACCGGGCGTCTCGCGCGACGTCGACCTGTTCGAGTCGACGTACCCCCCGCACACCGTCGCGGGCCGCCAGCACCAGCTCGTCACGCACCGCGGCTACGAGATCGGGACCGTCACCCGCGGCGAGCTGACCATCGACTTCGCCGACGAGCGCGTCGTGCTGCGGCCCGGCGACACCATCTCCTACGCGTGCACGACCCCCCACCGGCTGAGCAACCGGTCCGACGACGTCACGGTCGCCACCTGGCTCATCGTGCACCCGGGCGCCGGGCCGTCGGCGGCGCCGGCGTGACGGACGCCGCACCGGCGCGCCCTGGTCGCGCCCGGCGTGCGCCCGGGACGATGGCGCCCGTGACGACCTCCCGCCTGCACCTCGTGCTGATGCTCGCCCTGACGTTCACGACGGGGATCATCGACGCGGTCGGCTACCTCGGCCTCGACCGCGTCTTCACCGCGAACATGACGGGCAACGTCGTCATCCTCGGCATGGCGCTCGCGGGCGCCCAGGACCTGCCCGTCGCCGGCCCGGTGCTCGCGCTCGTCGGGTTCATGGCCGGTGCGGCCGTCGGGGGCCGGCTGCTGCGCCGCGCCGCGCCCGGCTGGTCCGGCCGCACGACCGCCACGTTCGGCGCCACCGGGGTGATGGCGGTGCTCCTGGGCGTCGGCTCGCTCGTGGAGCACCCGGTCGAGGGCACCGTCTGGGCGCTGACCGTGACCACGGCGCTGGCGGTCGCGATGGGCCTGCAGGCCGCGTCGGCGCGCCGGCTCGCCGTCAAGGACGTGACGACCGTCGTCGTCACCTCGACGCTCACCGGCCTGGCGGCCGACTCGCGGCTCGCGGGCGGCACCGGCGACAGCTGGGCCCGCCGCGCGCTCGCGGTCGCGCTGATCCTCGTCGGCGCGGGCGTGGGCGCGCTGCTGCTGCAGCTCGGCGACGAGGGCGTCGGCATCGGCATGCTCGTCGCGGGCGCGCTGGCCCTGGCGGTCACCCTGATCGGCCACCGCCACGGCACCCCCTCCACCCCGGCCTGACCCGGTTTCACCCGCCCCGGCAACCCCCACCCGTCGAAGGGGGCGTGGTGCGTGGTGGGAGAGCCGGATCGACGAACGAGAGCCCCTTCGCGGGGGAGGGGGGCCCGGGCGTCAGGGGGTCGCGTCCAGGCGGGCCGCCACGTCGGCCGGGAAGCCGCCCGTCGCGATCGGGCCCCAGCGCTCGGGGGTGATGCGCAGGAGGCTCTTGCCCTGCAGGCGCATCGCCGCGCGGTACTCGTCCCAGTCGGGGTGCTCGCCCGCGATGCAGCGGTAGTAGTCGACGAGGGCGTCCTCGGCCTCGGGCATGTGCAGCACCTCCGCGGTGCCGTCGACCTGCACCCACGCGCCGTTCCAGTCGTCGGACAGCACGCACACCGAGACCCGGGCGTCGCGCTCGGCGTTGCGGGTCTTGGCGCGGCCGGGGTAGGTCGAGACGACGATCCGCCCCTCCGGGTCGACGCCGCCGCTCACCGGCGAGAGTTGCGGGCGGCCGTCGGCGCGGGCCGTCACGAGCAGCATGTGGTGGCGCGGGCGGACGAAGTCGAGCAGCCCGGCGAGGTCGACGGTCGTGGACGTGGCGACGGGACGCGGCATGGGGACGACGCTACGACGCCCCGGCCGGTCCGCGCGCGGGCGCACGCGCGGACCGGCGGGCGCGTCAGGCGCGGCAGCCGATCTGCTCGGTGCCGAACGCGACGTCGTCGAGCCACAGGTCGAACTCCGCGGGCGTGGTGCCGCCCTGGTAGAGCTGCCAGCCGACCTTCACCTCCGTGACGTCGGGGAAGACGAACGGCACGTCGGCGCCGCCGGCGGTCTCGGTGTCGACCGTCAGCTCCTCCTGCAGGTCGCCGTCGATCCACACCTGCACGCGGTTGTCGGAGGCGTCGAGCTGCCACTCGATGCACTGCCAGCGGTCGGCCACGGACGGCGACGACTCCTGCCAGCTCGTCCAGTCGCCGGTCGGGCCGCCGTCGGAGCCGACGCCCCAGAAGACCCCCGGCACCGTGGGCGCGTACTGCCCGCCGACGGGCCGCACGACGCCCGCGCCCACGCCCGACGCCTCGACGAGCGTGTAGTGCGCCCAGTCGGGCGCGGTCGGGAACTCCTCGACGCGCACCCGGATCCGGCCGTAGAAGCTGTTGTCCGGCGGGTCGACGGGGACGACCATGAACGCCCGCCCGTTGTCGGCCGTGTGCACGCGCAGCGCCTTGGCCTGCGGCCCGCGCCGGTCGGTGCGCACGCGCTCCACCGTCAGCGTGCCGTTGCGGGTGTCGACGCCCCAGCGCATCGTCGCCGCGCCGCCCGTCGGCAGGGCCTCGAAGTCCTCGCAGAACAGCAGGCTGCGGTCGGCGCACACGGTCCGCGGGCCGTGGCCGCCGCGACCGCCGTCGAGCGTGGCGCCGCCGTCGGTGCCGCTCCCGGCGGCGGCCCCCGACGTGCCGAGGCCCAGCGCCGCCACGGCGGCGAGCGCCGCGGCGGCGACCGTGGCGGCCCGGCGCCGGCGCCGCAGGGTTGGGGATGCGGCTGTCGTCGTGCGGGCGGGGGTCGGCGTCGTCATGGAGGCTCCTCTGCTCGGGGTGTGCCCGTGGTGTCGGGTGGGTCGTGCGGGCGCCGACGCTCGGGGGCAGAGGACCTCGACGCCCGGGCAGCGTAGGGACGCGTCCCCCGCGCGCGGAACCCGCCCCGGCGGCCCGGCCGCGACTTGTGCGTTTAGGTGCGGCACCCGTGCGCGCGGCGCCCGCGCGCTGCGCGCCGCGCGTCGCCTCGCTGACCCACCGCCCGGGGCCGCGGCGTGCACCCGTCCCGGGGAGGCGTATCCGCCTGCGGCGAACACGGGACGTCCCGGGGGTACCCCGCCGTTAGCATCGAAACACGCCGCCTTCGTCGGCACCGCGCGCACCCCTGCCGCGCGGTTCCTGGCGGGGCACGCCGCTCGTGAGGAGTGCACATGTTCGAGAGATTCACCGACCGAGCCCGCCGCGTGGTCGTCCTCGCCCAGGAGGAGGCGCGGATGCTGAACCACAACTACATCGGCACCGAGCACATCCTCCTGGGTCTCATCCACGAGGGTGAGGGCGTCGCGGCCAAGGCCCTGGAGTCGCTCGGCATCTCGCTCGAGGCGGTCCGCGCGCAGGTCCAGGAGATCATCGGCGAGGGTCAGCAGGCCCCGTCGGGCCACATCCCCTTCACCCCGCGGGCGAAGAAGGTCCTGGAGCTGTCGCTGCGCGAGGCGCTGCAGCTCGGCCACAACTACATCGGCACCGAGCACATCCTGCTCGGCCTGATCCGCGAGGGCGAGGGCGTCGCCGCCCAGGTCCTCAACAAGCTCGGCGCCGACCTCAACCGCGTGCGCCAGCAGGTCATCCAGCTCGTCTCCGGCTACCAGGGCAAGGAGCCGGTCGCCTCGGGCGGCCCGGCCGAGGGCCAGCCGGCCGGCTCGGCCGTGCTCGACCAGTTCGGGCGCAGCCTCACGCAGGCCGCGCGCGACGGCAAGCTCGACCCGGTCATCGGGCGCGAGAAGGAGATCGAGCGGGTCATGCAGGTGCTGTCCCGCCGCACCAAGAACAACCCCGTGCTCATCGGCGAGCCCGGCGTCGGCAAGACGGCGGTCGTCGAGGGCCTCGCGCAGGACATCGTGCGCGGGGACGTCCCGGAGACGCTCCGCGACAAGCAGCTCTACACGCTGGACCTGGGCGCGCTCGTCGCCGGGTCCCGCTACCGCGGTGACTTCGAGGAGCGCCTGAAGAAGGTCCTCAAGGAGATCCGCACGCGCGGCGACATCATCCTGTTCATCGACGAGATCCACACGCTCGTCGGTGCGGGTGCCGCCGAGGGCGCGATCGACGCCGCGTCGATCCTCAAGCCGATGCTGGCCCGCGGCGAGCTGCAGACCATCGGCGCCACGACGCTCGACGAGTACCGCAAGTACGTCGAGAAGGACCCGGCCCTGGAGCGCCGCTTCCAGCCGATCCAGGTCTCGGAGCCGAACCTCCAGCACGCCATCGAGATCCTCAAGGGCCTGCGCGACCGGTACGAGGCGCACCACCGCGTGTCCATCACGGACTCCGCGCTCGTGGCCGCCGCGACGCTGGCCGATCGCTACGTCAACGACCGGTACCTGCCGGACAAGGCGATCGACCTGGTCGACGAGGCCGGTGCGCGCCTGCGCATCCGCCGCATGACGGCTCCGCCGGAGCTGCGCGAGCTCGACGAGCAGATCGCCGAGACGCGCCGCGACAAGGAGTCGGCGATCGACGAGCAGGACTTCGAGAAGGCCGCGCGCCTGCGCGACGAGGAGAAGCAGCTCGGGCTCAAGCGCGCCGAGAAGGAGAAGGCCTGGAAGAACGGCGACCTGGACGCCGTCGCCGAGGTCGACGAGGAGCTCATCGCCGAGGTGCTGGCGAACGCCACCGGCATCCCGGTGTTCAAGCTCACCGAGGAGGAGTCGAGCCGGCTGCTCCACATGGAGGAGAACCTGCACAAGCGGGTCGTCGGCCAGGACGCCGCGATCAAGGCGCTGTCGCAGGCCATCCGCCGCACGCGTGCGGGCCTCAAGGACCCGAAGCGCCCCGGTGGCTCGTTCATCTTCGCCGGCCCCACGGGTGTCGGTAAGACCGAGCTCGCCAAGGCGCTCGCCGAGTTCCTCTTCGGGGACGAGGACGCGCTCATCCAGCTCGACATGTCGGAGTTCTCGGAGAAGCACACCGTCTCGCGCCTGTTCGGCTCGCCCCCCGGGTACGTCGGGTACGACGAGGGCGGTCAGCTCACGGAGAAGGTGCGCCGCAAGCCGTTCTCGGTCGTCCTGTTCGACGAGGTCGAGAAGGCCCACGCGGACATCTTCAACTCGCTGCTGCAGATCCTGGAGGACGGTCGCCTGACCGACTCGCAGGGCCGGGTGGTCGACTTCAAGAACACCGTCATCATCATGACCACGAACCTCGGCACGCGGGACATCGCCAAGGGCGTCCAGACCGGCTTCCAGGCCGGCGGCGACCTGTCGACGTCGTACGAGCGCATGAAGGCCAAGGTCAACGACGAGCTCAAGACGCACTTCCGTCCCGAGTTCCTCAACCGCGTCGACGACGTGGTCGTCTTCCCGCAGCTCTCGCAGCCGGAGATCTTCCAGATCGTCGACCTGATGATCGAGAAGCTCCACAAGCGCCTGCGCGACAAGGACATGGGCATCGAGCTCACGCCCGCGGCGAAGAAGCTCCTGTCGGAGAAGGGCTACGACCCGGTGCTCGGTGCGCGTCCGCTGCGCCGCGCGATCCAGCGGGAGATCGAGGACGTCCTGTCCGAGAAGATCCTGTTCGGGGACCTCAAGGCCGGCGAGCACGTGATCGTCGACGCCGAGGGCGAGGGTCTGCTCGGGGAGTTCTCGTTCCGCGGCGTGCCGCGCACCGAGCGCGACAAGGAGCCGGTCCCGATCGGCGCCTCCGTCGGAACGCCCGGCTCGGGCACCGACGTGCCGGCCGCTCCGCCCGCGGCCACCCGCGGCGACGGCGGCACGGGGCTCGCCCCGCTCTGACGGCCAGTCGACGACGAGGCCCCGACCCCCCGCCCGGGGGGTCGGGGCCTCGTCGCGTCCGGGCCGGCGAGACGGGGCGCGTGCGGGGCGGCGGGCGGGTGAGCTCCGGCCTGCCGGCGGGGCGGCGGGCGGGTGACGGGGATGCGATGCTGGCCGCGAGGTCGGGCGGTCGGACGATCGGACGGAGGCGGACGTGGCGGAGACGGACCTGGTCGAGCTGGTCGACGAGCACGGTGCCGTGACGGGCGAGATGCAGGTCGGCGCGGCGCACACCGCCCCCGGCACGCTGCACCGCGCGTTCTCCGTGGTCGTCGTCGACGACGCCGGCCGGATGCTGCTGCAGCAGCGCGCCGACGCCAAGCTCCGGTTCCCCGGCCTGTGGACGAACAGCTGCTGCGGGCACCCGGCGCCCGGGGCCGACCTGGCCGCCAGTGCCGCACGGCGCGTGCACGAGGAGCTCGGTGCCGACCTCGTCGACGCGCACGCGGTCGGCACGTTCCGCTACCGCGCGCTCGACGCGGGGTCGGGCCACGTCGAGACGGAGTTCGACCACGTGGTCGTGGGCCGGTTGAGCGGCGAGCCGCGGCCGGACCCGGACGAGGTGGGCGCGACGCGGTGGGTGTCGGCCGAGGAGGCGCGCGCCCTGGTCGACGCGGGCGTCACGACGCCGTGGTTCGTCGACGTCCTGCGGATCGTCGCCCCGCACGACGCCGACGCGCGCTGACCGCTGCGGCGATCCCCGCCACCGGCCTGCGGCCCCCGGTGAGATCGGTCACCTCGGGCATCCAGGGCGCCCCCTTTCGGGAGGATTCACCCCGGTCTGGCCACCGATAACGTTATCGATAACGTTTGCATCCGCCGTTCCCACGATGGATGGTCGGAGCGGCCGCCCCGTCAGCGATGACGCCGGGCGGCCCGTGCGCCACCAGGGGGCGGCCCCGGCGTCGAGCGCGACGCCCGGTCGGCCGGTGCACGCCGCGCACGGAGCACCCGCGGGTGCTCCGCCACGCAGTTCAGCTCAACGAAGAGGAACGACCTGATGAAGGTGACGAAGACCCTCGCGGTCTCGACCGCTCTGCTCATGGGGGCCCTCGGGCTCACCGCCTGCAGCGGCAGCTCGGACGACGCCGGCGGCTCCGACGGCGGCGCCGTCGAGCTGACGTTCTGGCACAACTCCACCACCGGGGACGGCAAGGCGTACTGGGAGAGCACGGCGGCCGCGTTCGAGGAGGCCAACCCGGACGTGAGCATCACGGTCCAGTCCATCCAGAACGAGGACATGGACGGCAAGCTCCAGACCGCCCTGAACTCCGGCGACGCGCCGGACATCTTCATGGCGCGCGGCGGCGGCAAGCTCGCCGACGTCGTCGAGGCCGGCCAGGTCATGGACCTCACGGACGTGATCAGCGACGAGACCCGCACGGCGGTCGGTGACGCGGCGCTCAGCGCCTTCACCGTCGACGGCAAGGTCTACGGCATGCCCACCGCGGTCCTGCCCGGCGGCATGTACTACAGCAAGGACCTGTTCGCGCAGGCCGGCATCGACGCGCCCCCGACGACGTTCGCGGAGCTGGACGACGCCGTCACGAAGCTCAAGGCGGCCGGCGTCTCGCCGATCGCGCTGGGCGCGAAGGACGCGTGGCCCGCCGCGCACTGGTACTACTTCTTCGCCCTGCGCGCGTGCTCGCAGGAGACCATCGCCGGCGCCGGCGACCTGTCGTTCGAGGACCCGTGCTGGACCGAGGCCGGCGAGGCGTTCGCCGACTTCGCCGGGACGGAGCCCTTCAACAACGGCTTCCTCACCACGTCGGCGCAGCAGGGCGCCGGCTCGTCGGCCGGCCTGCTCGCCACCCACCAGGCCGCCATGGAGCTCATGGGCGCCTGGAACCCGGGCGTCATCGCCGGCTTCACGCCGGACGAGCAGCCGCTCGCCGACCTCGGCTGGTTCCCCTTCCCGGCGGTCGACGGCGGCGAGGGTGACCCGACGGCCATGATGGGCGGCGTCGACGGCTACGCGTGCCACGTGGACGCGCCGACGGAGTGCGCCGACTTCCTCAACTTCTTCATGCAGAAGGAGTACCAGGAGGGCTACGCCGAGGCGTTCGTGACGCTGCCGGCCAGCAAGGACGCGCAGGGTGTCGTCACCGACCCCGCGCTGCAGGAGGTGCTCGCCGCCTACAACGACGCCGCCTACGTGTCGGTGTGGATGGACACGCTGCTCGGCCAGAACGTCGGCAACGCGCTCAACGGCGCGGTCGTCGAGATGCTCGCCGGCAACGGCGACGCCGAGAGCATCGTCGACGCGGTCACCGCCGCGGCGGCCAAGGAGTAACGAGCAGTCATGAGTGACTCCCAGGGCGTGAACGCGCTGGTCATGACGACGTCGCCCGAGGGTCGCCCGGCGGCCGGGGACGGGGCCCGCACGGCCCCGTCCCCGGCCCGCCGGACCCGGCGGTCGCGGGGTGGCTGGCGCCAGCGCGCCGAGATCGCGCTCCTCGCCGGTCCCGCGATCGTCGTGTTCGTCGCGTTCGTGATCTTCCCCGTCGTCATGGCGGCGTACTACGGGTTCTACAAGTGGAAGGGCTTCGGCGCCCCGACCGACTTCGTCGGCCTGGAGAACTACGTCACGATCCTGCAGGACACGACGTTCCACGACGCGCTGCTGCACAACGGCTTCATCGTCGTGATGTCGCTGGTGCTGCAGGGGCCGGCCGCGGTGATCCTGGCGCTCCTGCTCAACCGCAGGATGCGCGGGCGCTCCGTCATCCGCGTGCTGATCTTCGTGCCGTACGTGGTCTCCGAGGTCATCGTCGGCACCGGCTGGAGCCTCATGCTCCAGACGTCGGGCGCCGTGAACGACATCCTGGCCAAGGTCGGCCTCGAGGGCTGGGCGGTCGACTGGCTGTCCGACCCCGACATCGCGATCTGGTCGCTGCTGCTCATCATCACGTGGAAGTACATCGGCTTCGCCGTGATCCTCTTCCTCGCGGGTCTGCAGTCCATCCCGGAGGAGCTGCACGAGGCCGCCGCCATCGACGGCGCGTCGTACTGGCAGTCGCAGCGCGCCATCACGCTGCCGCTGCTCGGGCCGACGGTGCGCATCTGGGCGTTCCTGTCGGTCATCGGCTCGCTGCAGCTGTTCGACCTCGTCTACATCATCTGGGGCCAGTACGTGTCCGCCACCGCCGGCACCTCGACGATGGCGACCTACATGGTGCTCAACGGGCGCAACGCCGGGAACTACGGCTTCGGCAACGCCGTCGCCGTCCTGCTGTTCCTGATCTCGCTGGTCATCGCCCTGACCTACCAGCGGTTCGTGCTCCGGCGCGACACCGAGGGTGCGCTCACGGAAGGGAAGAAGTGATGGCCGCCATCGCCGTGCAGGCAACGCCCGCACAGGCCCCGCCCCCGGTGCGCCGGCGCGGGAAGTCGCTCGACCGGGTCAACCCGCTGGTCTACGTCGTCGCGTGGCTGCTCGTCGGCGTCTGCATCGGCCCGGTGGCGTTCATCGTCCTCGGTGGCCTGCGCACCAACGCGCAGATCACGGCGGACCCGTCGGGCTTCCCCAGCACGTGGGAGTTCGGCAACTACGCCGACGTGCTCGGCAGCTCGCTGTTCTGGCAGCAGGCGGCCAACTCGGCGATCGCCGGCATCGCCACGACGGCCGGCGTCGTCGTGCTGGGCGTCATGGCGAGCTTCGTCCTCGCGCGGTACGACTTCAACGGCCGCGGCGCGATGTACTCGCTGTTCGCGGCGGGCCTGATGTTCCCCATGACGGTGGCCATCACGCCCCTGTACCTGATGATCAAGAACCTCGGCCTCATGAACAGCCTGGCGGGGATCGTCCTGCCGCAGATCGCGTTCGCGCTGCCGACCACGATCATCATCCTGGTGCCGTTCCTGCGGGCCATCCCGAAGGAGCTGGAGGAGGCCGCGTCGATCGACGGCGCGAGCCGGCTCGGGTTCTTCTTCCGGATGGTCGTCCCGCTCTCGGTGCCCGGCGTCGTGACGGTCGGCATCCTGGCGTTCGTTGCCAGCTGGAACAGCTACATGCTGCCGCTGTTCGTCCTCAACGACGAGGTGATGTACACGCTGCCGCTCGGCGTGCAGTCGTTCGCGTCGCAGTACTCCGTGGACACGGCCCGTGTGCTGGCGTTCACGTCGCTGTCCATGATCCCGGCGCTCATCTTCTTCTCGATGTTCGAGCGCCGCATCGTCGGCGGCCTCACCGGCGCCGTCAAGGGCTGACCCCGACCCCGGGTGCGCACCAGCGCACCCGGGGTCCGGCGCGTCCCCGTCCCCCCCGCATGCCTTCGAAGGAGCTCTACCCGCGTGACCGAGACCACCCGCACCGTCGCGAAGCACGTCGCGTCCGCCCCGTCCGTCCCCCCCGCCATGCCCGTCGTCTCCGACCGGGTCCGTGAGCTGCACGCGCGCATGACGCTCGAGGAGAAGCTCGCGCAGCTCGTCGGCTACTGGCTCGACCAGCACGGCACCGTCGCGCCGATGCAGTCGGAGATGGCCGCCGGCCAGAAGGACCCCGGCCAGCTCGCGGACATCACGCGGCACGGCCTGGGCCACTACACCCGCGTCTACGGCACCCGCCCCGTCGAGCCCGCCGAGCGCGCGGCGTGGCTGTGGGCGGAGCAGCGGCGCCTCAAGCGCGAGACGCGCCTGGGGATCCCCGCGCTCGTGCACGAGGAGTGCCTGACCGGCCTCGCCGCCTGGCAGGCCGCCACGTACCCGACGCCGCTCGCGTGGGGCGCGTCGTTCGACCCGGAGCTCGTGCAGGAGGCGGCGCGCGCCATCGGGGACTCGATGCGCGAGCTCGGCATCCACCAGGGGCTCGCGCCCGTCCTCGACGTGGTCGGCGACCCCCGCTGGGGCCGCGTGGACGAGTGCATCGGTGAGGACCCGTACCTGGTCGGCACGGTCGGCACCGCGTACGTGCGCGGCCTGCAGGAGGCGGGGGTGCACGCGACCCTCAAGCACTTCGTCGGCTACTCCGCGTCGGCCGCGGGGCGCAACCACGCGCCCGTGCACGCCGGCCCGCGCGAGCTCGCGGACGTCTACCTGCCCCCGTTCGAGATGGCCGTGCGCGACGGTGGCGTCCGGTCCGTCATGAACTCCTACGCCGACGTCGACGGCATCCCGATGGCCGCCGACCCGCACTACCTCACCGAGGTGCTGCGCGAGCAGTGGGGCTTCGACGGCGTCGTCGTCGCCGACTACTTCGCGGTCGCGTTCCTCCAGGTCATGCACGGCGTGGCGGCCGACCGCGGCGAGGCGGCGGGCCTCGCGCTGGCCGCGGGCCTGGACATCGAGCTGCCCACGGGCGACGCGTTCCTCGAGCCGCTGGCCGAGCGCGTGCGCGCCGGGCTGGTCGACGAGGCGCTGGTCGACCGGGCGGTGCTGCGCGCGCTCTCCCAGAAGGAGGAGCTGGGCCTGCTCGACCCGGACGCGTTCGAGGACGAGCCGCCGACGCACGTCGACCTCGACTCCCCGCGGCACCGCGCGCTCGCGCGCCGGCTCGCGGAGGAGTCCCTGGTGCTGCTGTCCAACGACGGCGTGCTGCCGCTCGCGCAGCCGCGCCGCGTCGCCGTCGTGGGCCCGAACGCCGCACGCCCCGAGGCGCTCATGGGCTGCTACTCGTTCGCCAACCACGTGCTGGCGCACCACCCCGACCTGCCGCTCGGCTTCGAGATCCGCAGCGTGCACGAGGCGCTGCAGGCGGCACTGACCGGCGAGGTGACGTACGCCGAGGGGTGCACGGTCGAGGGCGACGACACGGCCGGCTTCGCCGCGGCGGTCGCCGCGGCGGCCGACGCCGACGTCGCGGTCGTCGTGGTCGGCGACCAGGCGGGCCTGTTCGGCCGCGGGACGGTCGGCGAGGGCAACGACGTCGAGTCGCTCGAGCTGCCGGGCGTGCAGCGGGCGCTGGTCGAGGCCCTCGTCGCGACCGGCACGCCGGTCGTCATGGTGCTGCTCACCGGGCGTCCGTACGCGCTCGGGTGGGCGCTCGACGGCGAGGGGCCGCGACCCGCGGCGGTGCTGCAGGCGTTCTTCCCGGGGGAGGCCGGCGGCGAGGCGATCGCCGACGTGCTCACCGGCGCGGTCAACCCGTCCGGCCGGCTGCCCGTCACCCTGCCGCGCGCCGCGGGCGCGCAGCCGTACCGCTACCTGCACCCCGTGCTCGGCGGCCCGTCGGACGTGACGTCCACGGACCCGACGCCCGTGCGGCCCTTCGGCTTCGGGCTGGGCTACGCGGAGTTCGCCTACGGCGACCTCGAGGTCGACGGCACGGTGGACTCCGCCGGTGTCTTCACCGCGGCGGTCACGGTCACCAACACGGGCGACGTCGCCGGTGCGCACGTCGTCCAGCTCTACGGGCGCGACGTCCTCGCCTCGACGGTCCGGCCCGTGGCGCAGCTGCTCGGCTACGGCCGCGTGCAGCTGGCGCCCGGCGCGTCGC is a genomic window containing:
- the idi gene encoding isopentenyl-diphosphate Delta-isomerase, giving the protein MAETDLVELVDEHGAVTGEMQVGAAHTAPGTLHRAFSVVVVDDAGRMLLQQRADAKLRFPGLWTNSCCGHPAPGADLAASAARRVHEELGADLVDAHAVGTFRYRALDAGSGHVETEFDHVVVGRLSGEPRPDPDEVGATRWVSAEEARALVDAGVTTPWFVDVLRIVAPHDADAR
- a CDS encoding extracellular solute-binding protein, producing the protein MKVTKTLAVSTALLMGALGLTACSGSSDDAGGSDGGAVELTFWHNSTTGDGKAYWESTAAAFEEANPDVSITVQSIQNEDMDGKLQTALNSGDAPDIFMARGGGKLADVVEAGQVMDLTDVISDETRTAVGDAALSAFTVDGKVYGMPTAVLPGGMYYSKDLFAQAGIDAPPTTFAELDDAVTKLKAAGVSPIALGAKDAWPAAHWYYFFALRACSQETIAGAGDLSFEDPCWTEAGEAFADFAGTEPFNNGFLTTSAQQGAGSSAGLLATHQAAMELMGAWNPGVIAGFTPDEQPLADLGWFPFPAVDGGEGDPTAMMGGVDGYACHVDAPTECADFLNFFMQKEYQEGYAEAFVTLPASKDAQGVVTDPALQEVLAAYNDAAYVSVWMDTLLGQNVGNALNGAVVEMLAGNGDAESIVDAVTAAAAKE
- a CDS encoding carbohydrate ABC transporter permease, translated to MSDSQGVNALVMTTSPEGRPAAGDGARTAPSPARRTRRSRGGWRQRAEIALLAGPAIVVFVAFVIFPVVMAAYYGFYKWKGFGAPTDFVGLENYVTILQDTTFHDALLHNGFIVVMSLVLQGPAAVILALLLNRRMRGRSVIRVLIFVPYVVSEVIVGTGWSLMLQTSGAVNDILAKVGLEGWAVDWLSDPDIAIWSLLLIITWKYIGFAVILFLAGLQSIPEELHEAAAIDGASYWQSQRAITLPLLGPTVRIWAFLSVIGSLQLFDLVYIIWGQYVSATAGTSTMATYMVLNGRNAGNYGFGNAVAVLLFLISLVIALTYQRFVLRRDTEGALTEGKK
- a CDS encoding carbohydrate ABC transporter permease, coding for MAAIAVQATPAQAPPPVRRRGKSLDRVNPLVYVVAWLLVGVCIGPVAFIVLGGLRTNAQITADPSGFPSTWEFGNYADVLGSSLFWQQAANSAIAGIATTAGVVVLGVMASFVLARYDFNGRGAMYSLFAAGLMFPMTVAITPLYLMIKNLGLMNSLAGIVLPQIAFALPTTIIILVPFLRAIPKELEEAASIDGASRLGFFFRMVVPLSVPGVVTVGILAFVASWNSYMLPLFVLNDEVMYTLPLGVQSFASQYSVDTARVLAFTSLSMIPALIFFSMFERRIVGGLTGAVKG
- a CDS encoding glycoside hydrolase family 3 N-terminal domain-containing protein, producing the protein MPVVSDRVRELHARMTLEEKLAQLVGYWLDQHGTVAPMQSEMAAGQKDPGQLADITRHGLGHYTRVYGTRPVEPAERAAWLWAEQRRLKRETRLGIPALVHEECLTGLAAWQAATYPTPLAWGASFDPELVQEAARAIGDSMRELGIHQGLAPVLDVVGDPRWGRVDECIGEDPYLVGTVGTAYVRGLQEAGVHATLKHFVGYSASAAGRNHAPVHAGPRELADVYLPPFEMAVRDGGVRSVMNSYADVDGIPMAADPHYLTEVLREQWGFDGVVVADYFAVAFLQVMHGVAADRGEAAGLALAAGLDIELPTGDAFLEPLAERVRAGLVDEALVDRAVLRALSQKEELGLLDPDAFEDEPPTHVDLDSPRHRALARRLAEESLVLLSNDGVLPLAQPRRVAVVGPNAARPEALMGCYSFANHVLAHHPDLPLGFEIRSVHEALQAALTGEVTYAEGCTVEGDDTAGFAAAVAAAADADVAVVVVGDQAGLFGRGTVGEGNDVESLELPGVQRALVEALVATGTPVVMVLLTGRPYALGWALDGEGPRPAAVLQAFFPGEAGGEAIADVLTGAVNPSGRLPVTLPRAAGAQPYRYLHPVLGGPSDVTSTDPTPVRPFGFGLGYAEFAYGDLEVDGTVDSAGVFTAAVTVTNTGDVAGAHVVQLYGRDVLASTVRPVAQLLGYGRVQLAPGASQRVTFRVPTTRLALADRRLVRVVEPGEVHVWVASHAAVAEPAAVGDTTGGAISSSRARTVRTLPGASTPRAVLHVTGEVHEISAADRRIVDVEVNDA